CTTTGTTGAGGAAGGAGCGTGGCACATGGTAGAGCTGTTGCGAGGGTTCTCCGCAACCCGTGAGGCACTTTTGGGCTTCAACCTCTGCCTTGAACACGCCACGGTAGTCGCAGTGGTGGCAGCCGGGCATGTCTGCTGCAACGTACGATGGCCAGTAGCGTCCGAGGCTGTTTCCATTCACCCATGCCACACCCTTGTTTAGCCCATGGAGGTCCACCACCACAGAGTCTTCGCCGGCAGGGGCTTGGAACGTGGTctacaaaaaatatatgtatcaAAAACAGAGTATTAGCTATACCCAATAGCATAGTACACACCATATTAGTAAATAATGTGCATATTGATTATTAATAGTACCTTGTACCAGGTGAAGGGCCTGTTGATAGGAATGGTGCTGTTATGGCTGCGCCATTTGTTGCCTGGCTTGTCAAGATAGATCTTCCTGTACTCACCAGCCAAACCAGCCTAGAAAATCAAAAATCAAAGTGACCGTCAATACCAGCACAGCTCGACAAATAATTAGCAATGGATAAAAATGTTCTTCACCTTGTAAGACCAGGAGTTGTTGGAGAGATCAATCGCCGAACCACTGCTGTCAATAAGTTTAACTGGGCCTCCAACAATTCCAGCAGGAAGCAGCTCAAATGAGCCACCATAGTTCTGTTTGACAagaatgaaataaatatattttcatcacACACGGTTGCAAAGAAAGAGATGAGGGTATTGCTCGAATTGTCTGATGAGCTGAGTAGTAAGAAAAGAGAATATTAACCCTTAGGCCAACTGTCCCGCTCAGAAGAGAAATATAGTTCTTGCCATCATGAAGCTTTACCGGTGACTTGAGTTGGAAGGTAAAATTCTCATTGGGAGAATATTGTTGACCTGACGAGCACAacattaattttagaaaaaaacgtTGGTGCAATGAATAGTTTGGACCATTCAAGAAGAAGATTGCAACTAGAAATCATCTTTTTTACATGGAACCAAATTTAACTCATTACTTACCGACAAGCTTTCCATTCACAAATGCGTAGAGTTCATGGCCAGTTGTGTTCACGTATAGCACGTAGCTCCCCTCTCCCTTGTGTTCAAGGCTGAATTTGATCGACGTTTAGAATTCAGCAGCACACTTGATAAATTACACTAATGTACTAAATTTTCAATACATAAATTTTGATAGAATTATTTTTTGGGCTAGTACCTTGTTCTATACCACAAATAATCGCTCTGGTCGGTTGTTGTCACGATCTGCTCCAAAAGCTCATTCTTTCTAAAGTTGCCCTTTTCATCGGTCATGAAGGGCCTCAAGTTCTCTGGCATCCATGACCATTTGAAGTGCTCTGTTTGCTGCTCCACCATGCTTGTCTTGTTTACCATCACAGTCGTCTGCATCTTGATCTAATGGTACCAAGgttagagcaggaaaaaaatagGTCAGAATTGACAAATAATTTACAATAGAAATTCAGTTATATTGTAGGTCATGAGGTCTAAAAcgatcaaattaatttattcaacggtaagaggaaaaaaataccTTTGCGCTATTAAAGGCAACAGTCTTGCAATCCGGTAAGATGCTAACAGACCAAGCAGGCAAGAAGTGAGTGGTTCCATCAAGAGTAACATTGACATCCCTATCATCAAACCGGTTGTTGATGAAACAAGCAGAGGTGGCATTTAAGGTGTACTTGGTGACCTGCAATGCCCAAATTATAGTGTCGTGGCATCAGACTAATTGTGTGAATTTCCCAAGAATAAGGTATTCTAGCTTGGAATTATCATAAATATGATAAATGCTTTTACTTTGGGTTAAAGCCATTCATGCATTAACattaaaacatattttaaacTTGATGAAATTTAACTTCAACTTCCACAATATAGAGAATATGTTGTGTTACATTACTGGCCCTGCAGGCGCATAGGTTCAAGACTCGCGATACGAAGTTTGATAACATTTCAAATACAAAAGAATGGCATGATATGGATCTCACCGTGACATTATCGCCGTAATTGGTGTCAATGTAATCTCCATGGAGAAGAATCTTCTCTATAGACATGAGCACAGAGTGGAGCTCCTTCAAGTGGCCATATTTAGGCTGCCTAAGATTACCTAGTGATCAAAAGGCAGGCGATTTGAAAGATCAGAACAAGATCGCAAAATTAGTGCAGTGCTCATCATAtcatatatagataaaataaattgCTAGATATATCTTGTGTGAAATGGACCCACCATACTCATCCAAGGGAGCATCATAATCATAGCTTGTTGTAATATATGGGCCTCCTGCAGTGCGGCCAAAGTTGGTACCACCATGGTACTGCGATAAAATGGAAATGGAAAGTTTAATTTTTATTCATCAGGGAATAAGCAACAAGAATCTAAAGGGCAGCATACCATGTAGTAGTTCTGTAGTGAACCACGCATCTGAAAGAACATCGCAACTGCAAAAGCAATGTCTTCAGTAGGCCTACGAAATTCAGGCTGATCCCAATCTCTGTACCTAATgacatatatattattacaaatttaagaTACACATTAATCCATACCACAGCAGAAAATTATTCCGTAAATTAAAAATACACATGTATTAATGATGgaagaaaattttatattacCAGCCAGTCCAGTTCTCTGTCCACATTTTAGGGATGCTTGTCCTGTTTGAAAACCACTCATGGCAATAGAATCCATTACAGGTGTTGACCTAAATTTGTCAGAAAAATGATGACATGCATTTCATTCAACCAACCAATGCAATAATAAACTTAAATATAGAATATTTTGAATTGCAATCGAATTGAATCTCTTGCTTACCACATTCGGTGGCACATCATTGTCTTGCTGGCACATGATCCATGGGACCCCAACATTCTGCTTATTTGCCATATCCGCACACCAGTGGATGTATTCGTGCGCAGACTGGATATTTTCCGGTTGCAACATGGTATAACCATACTCATTCTCAATCTATATGTAAAGATCCAAACATGCATTGGTATTTGCATTAGAGAGCACAGTTAGGGATTCAAATGGTAAAATCGGGTCATATTGGCCCCAAAATTCTGAATTGTACTACAGTACCTGAGCAAGGATGATTGGGCCTCCTTGCCCCGCGAACATGTTTGCATCCTTCATCTTCTTAACTATAAGTGTAGTGAAGGCCTCCATTTCATTCTGTTTAATGGAAACACCACAATTGCTCATAATTCTTCTTGATGTAAAGATCTATGAATTATTCACTGTGAATTAAATTTGTTCTTGTTGTCCATTACCTCAAAAGGCTTGTTATGCAGCCTAAACTTTATTCCAGGGATATCACGCAACCAAACGGGAAGACCTCTACATATCAGAAAAATGATTAGAATAAATAATGAGTAGCAATATTTGATTTTTGCTAGCTAAATAGTTTTCAGTTTCACAAGCACACGATCGTGTCCAAATAGAGCATAGGCATGTACCCGTAGTTCCATTCACCACAGATGTATGGGCCGATACGAAGAATAGCGTACGTTCCGGCGTTTTGGATCTCCTTGAAGAACCTAACGACATCGTAGTTCCCCTCAAAATTGAACTGCAGATCGAGAGAATTATGGCTTAAGCAATAATATAATAGTAGCAGAACACCTACGTGGTTATACATATGCGGATGTCgtatatgcatatgcattatGCAAGGTGGTGATTCACTTTTATGTTATTAACTGAAGGCTTTCCTAGAATCCCCTTTCTTAGGTCTAAGAATAGTACGTCTTCTTTGAATTgtgatattaaatataaaacGACAGATGTTTTCTcacaataacaaaaaaaaaagtcataatGGCCTGATGGAGCGACTATGTATAATCTACACATGCTAGTTAGAAAAAACCATAAATCATCGAGAGTTGAGGTAATAAGAAAGAGGAAATCGTATTAGTTCAAACCACCATGCTAATTATAAGGCTGCAAAATACATCTGGGACTGTGAATGCATGCCAAACATATGGTCTGGAATTAAGCTAAGCAAACGTAATACGAATCTGTGCACAATTGACCATTAAATTAAGAAACTGATGAGCAGTACAAATCTACATTGAAACAACAACGAATTGTAAACTAGAAATTAACATGTAGCGTCCTGCATCTATTGTCCATCATCAGGAGTAAAAGAAGCATAAAAAGCTTCGTCTTTCTGCAAACGAACTAACCTCACGACGGCGCGGCTCATGGCCATTCCAGAACACATATGTCTCGATAGCATTGAGGCCGCCTTCCTTGGCCTTCTTGATCAAATCGGGCCACATCTGCACACGGATGGAACAAAGATCGCAGATTCAAATTCCAAATTAGCATCTCCAAATCATAACAACGATCAATCAAAGATCGCATTGCGTgatggatagatagatatatattatACAATATATGCAATGACCAAGAAATGACCTCGGGGGTGCTCCTGGGGTAGTGAATGGAGCCAGAGATGACGATGCGGCGCTCGCCGTCGAGGATGAGGCTCCGGCCGTCGTAGGAGACGGTGCTgcagccgacgccggcgaccgccgccgcgaggacgACCAGCATCACCGCCAGGCAGGCGCCCAAGCTGCACATTGCCTTTGCCATGGCGTATATGCAGAGCAGCCGCTAGCTTATGTTGTCGTTCTTCTAAAACGGCAGAGTAAAGGGGAGCAAGGTTAGACTGGTTGGTAGATTAGAGGCGTCCTCAATTTATACTGGAGAGACTGAGCGAGAAAGGGGGCTTACGATCAAATGCTCAACTGATGATGACTCTATCTACacctcaaatttttttttttgcacaggTACTGCGTCGCTGCGATCTTTCGGCCCTCGTCGTCCGTCCGTTTCTTCAAAAGAAACCTAGTC
The sequence above is drawn from the Oryza glaberrima chromosome 10, OglaRS2, whole genome shotgun sequence genome and encodes:
- the LOC127785819 gene encoding beta-galactosidase 14, with the translated sequence MAKAMCSLGACLAVMLVVLAAAVAGVGCSTVSYDGRSLILDGERRIVISGSIHYPRSTPEMWPDLIKKAKEGGLNAIETYVFWNGHEPRRREFNFEGNYDVVRFFKEIQNAGTYAILRIGPYICGEWNYGGLPVWLRDIPGIKFRLHNKPFENEMEAFTTLIVKKMKDANMFAGQGGPIILAQIENEYGYTMLQPENIQSAHEYIHWCADMANKQNVGVPWIMCQQDNDVPPNVVNTCNGFYCHEWFSNRTSIPKMWTENWTGWYRDWDQPEFRRPTEDIAFAVAMFFQMRGSLQNYYMYHGGTNFGRTAGGPYITTSYDYDAPLDEYGNLRQPKYGHLKELHSVLMSIEKILLHGDYIDTNYGDNVTVTKYTLNATSACFINNRFDDRDVNVTLDGTTHFLPAWSVSILPDCKTVAFNSAKIKMQTTVMVNKTSMVEQQTEHFKWSWMPENLRPFMTDEKGNFRKNELLEQIVTTTDQSDYLWYRTSLEHKGEGSYVLYVNTTGHELYAFVNGKLVGQQYSPNENFTFQLKSPVKLHDGKNYISLLSGTVGLRNYGGSFELLPAGIVGGPVKLIDSSGSAIDLSNNSWSYKAGLAGEYRKIYLDKPGNKWRSHNSTIPINRPFTWYKTTFQAPAGEDSVVVDLHGLNKGVAWVNGNSLGRYWPSYVAADMPGCHHCDYRGVFKAEVEAQKCLTGCGEPSQQLYHVPRSFLNKGEPNTLILFEEAGGDPSEVAVRTVVKGSVCASAEVGDTVTLSCGAHGRTISSVDVASFGVARGRCGSYDGGCESKVAYDAFAAACVGKESCTVLVTDAFANAGCVSGVLTVQATC